The following coding sequences lie in one candidate division KSB1 bacterium genomic window:
- a CDS encoding prepilin-type N-terminal cleavage/methylation domain-containing protein, which translates to MHNQSGFTLIELILLIVIIGLLAAVAVPKFVDLSDSAGAAKCKANQAAVEAAAAIVYADSAIAGNPQFPDPLVGSMFKSGSIPTCPLKGKNIDYDDATGTAECPENDPDHQR; encoded by the coding sequence ATGCATAATCAAAGTGGCTTTACCCTGATTGAACTCATTCTGCTCATCGTGATTATCGGTCTTTTAGCCGCTGTTGCTGTGCCTAAATTTGTTGATCTGAGTGACAGCGCAGGAGCTGCTAAATGTAAAGCCAACCAGGCCGCTGTCGAAGCCGCCGCTGCTATCGTTTATGCCGACAGTGCCATTGCTGGCAATCCACAATTTCCAGATCCTTTAGTGGGCTCTATGTTCAAGTCCGGATCAATCCCTACTTGCCCCCTCAAAGGCAAGAATATAGATTACGACGACGCTACTGGCACGGCGGAGTGCCCGGAAAATGATCCTGATCATCAACGGTAA